Proteins from a single region of Apium graveolens cultivar Ventura chromosome 7, ASM990537v1, whole genome shotgun sequence:
- the LOC141674265 gene encoding uncharacterized protein LOC141674265: MLKQSPEVKKMYISNLEKMMHPETVIVEEPFSDRQSKKFKGSGTKESIPSEIPKFVVPYIHEYVNVSADGNCGYRSVAHQIYGSEDQWRWVRTDLHDFIETHLDYWMKVWHKNLDEVRMMLRRVNHCESLCSYEYWISLDEMGPVIASIYNVILVVLDPIQMGTLTYLPQYVPEGISSPEKLICITFIRSSNYFVFVCMLS, translated from the exons ATGCTGAAACAATCACCGGAGGTGAAGAAAATGTATATATCTAACCTGGAGAAAATGATGCACCCAGAGACAGTGATAGTGGAAGAGCCTTTTAGTGATCGACAAA GTAAAAAGTTCAAAGGGTCCGGAACGAAAGAATCCATTCCTTCAGAAATTCCAAAATTTGTTGTTCCATATATTCATGAATATGTAAATGTTTCCGCTGACGGTAATTGTGGGTATAGATCAGTAGCCCATCAGATTTATGGGTCAGAAGATCAATGGAGATGGGTGCGTACAGATTTGCATGATTTCATAGAGACGCATTTGGATTATTGGATGAAAGTATGGCATAAAAATTTAGATGAAGTAAGAATGATGTTAAGAAGAGTTAACCATTGTGAAAGTCTTTGTTCATATGAGTATTGGATATCTTTAGATGAAATGGGTCCGGTAATTGCGTCTATTTACAATGTGATTTTAGTTGTTTTGGATCCGATACAAATGGGTACTTTGACATATTTGCCACAATATGTTCCAGAAGGCATTAGTAGTCCGGAGAAACTCATCTGCATAACATTTATAAGAAGCTCTAATTACTTTGTTTTTGTATGTATGCTTTCATAG